DNA from Longimicrobium sp.:
TGCACGGGCGGCATGTCTTACGCCGGCCGCTATTCGCGCTGCTGGAACCCCAGGGGGCACGGCTCGGTGGACCTGGCGGGGGCCATCGAGGAATCGTGCAACGTGTACTTCTACCAGCTGGGCATCCGCATTGGCCTCAACGAGCTGACGCGCGCGGGCGTGCGGCTGGGCTTCACCAAGCAGACGGGAATCGACCTGCCCGCCGAAAAGCCGGGCATCTTCCCGACGGGCCTGGACTGGTACAGAGAGCGCTTCGGCGTTCCGCCCGTGCCCAGCGACGTCATGAGCCTGGCCATCGGGCAGGGGCCGAACTCGCAGACGCCGCTGCGCATGGCGTACGTGTACAGCGCGCTGGCGGGCAACGGCACGGCCCCGCCGCCGCACCTGGTCGCGGGCGACACCATCGAGCGGGGCGAGGGCATCGACCTGGGCATCGACGCGACGGGGCTGGAGGCGCTGTGGGAGGGGCTGCGCCTGGTGACGGAACAGGAGGGCACAGCCCTGCAGTCCAGCCTGGCGCGGTACAAGCTGTACGGAAAGACGGGCACCGCGCAGAACCCGCAGGGCGACGACCACGGCTGGTTCGTGGGCTTCGCCGGCCGGCCGGGCGGGCACCCCGACATCGTGGTGGCGGTGATCGTGGAGCACGGGCTTCACGGCGACGCGGCGGCCCCGCTGGGCGCCAAGGTCGCCAACTTCTACCTCGACAAGAAGTACGGCCATCCGTTCGACCCGCAGCCCACGCTAGGTGAGCGCTGGCGCTCGGGGCGGGCCGGCACGGACGGGCAGTGGGACACGCCCAACCGGCGCCTTGTGCCTCGCGCCTCCACCGGGGGGAGCGAGTCCGGCAACCGCTCGCGCCGCGAATCGCGCGAGCGGGGGAACGATGCCGCACGCGAGGAGCGCACGAAAGCCGGCGACACGGAATAGACCCCGTCGTTGACGATCCAAAGCCGGCGGCGGACCCACGCGGGGCCGCCGCCGGCTTTCTCGTACGTGTAGGGCTTGATATTTGGAACGCGGGACGGCTTCTTTCGGTACGTATCTCCGTTCGCACCGACGCCTCAACCGAAATCCCGATGATCGGCATGACGATGCGCAGGCTCGCGCTGCTGGTTCCCGTGCTCTTCGCCGCCTCCGCGTGCTCGGACATCACCGGCGGAGGCGAGGCGGTTGCCGGCCTGGTGATCGAGGATGCGGGTGGAACTCCGCTCGTCACCGTCGGCGCCACGGGCGTCACGGGAACGCTCTCCGTGAACCAGGGCGCCGAGCGCGACCTGGAGGTGGTGCTGCTGAGCGCCGGGGGCGTGCCGGTGGGCCTGGGCCTGTCGCAATCCATCCGGGTGACGGTGGTGAACAGCCAGGTGGCGAGCTGGGAGGACGCGGGGGGAACGTCGGGAACGCTGGTCGGCCGCAGCCGCGGCAATACCACGCTTCGGGTGGACGTCATCTCCGCCGGCGCCGTCGACTACGGCTCGCCCTCCATCCCCGTCCGCGTGAACTGACACCAGCCGATTCGGGCCGATCGTGCGGCCGCCCCGGCCTCGCTGGGGCGAATGAATTCGCGGCAACGACGGCCCGAAGTCCGCCTGCGCGGACTGCACGCCTAGTCGGGTGCACGGGGCCAGCCGGAGCGCAGCGCATCGTTCCTCGCCCCAACCTCCGTCCGTCCGTGAGCCCCGAAAGCTACGCTCATCCGCAAGGCGCGCAACGGCTTGGGCGCATACGGGAGGACTGCCCGCGGCGGCCGGCACCGCCATCCTTGACCTGAACTCGGCCAGTGCCTTATCTTCACCGCCGTCTGGAGGCAGCGGGAAGCACAATTTTTGAGCCAACACTTTTGAAGCCGGGGCTGCCTTTTGCGGCAGACGCCACGCCCGCAGGGGAAGGCGGAACGCCGCGGAGAAGCCACCGCAACATGTCCCTGACATGGCTTCAAAAATCCTTCCCGTTGCCGCCCGGTTCAGGCCGGCCCCGCCCCGCGGGGCTGGCCTTTTCTTCGAATTCACCCCGGCTCCTGGGGCACGCGTGGCAACGGTTCGCGTAACTCGCCGGCTGCACTTCAGCGCGGCGCACCGGCTGCACAACCCGGCCTTCTCCGACGAGGAGAACCGCCGTGTGTTCGGCCCGTGCAACCATCCCAACTGGCACGGCCACAACTACGAGCTCGACGTAACCGTCGAGGGGCAGCCGGACCCCGGCACGGGATACGTGGTGGACCTGGGCCTGCTGCGCGACGCCGCCGAGGCGGTGGTGGCAGACCTGGACCACCGCAACCTGAACCTGGACGTGCCTTGGCTGCGGGACGTGATCCCGTCCACGGAAAACCTGGTCGTGGCGC
Protein-coding regions in this window:
- a CDS encoding 6-pyruvoyl trahydropterin synthase family protein, with amino-acid sequence MATVRVTRRLHFSAAHRLHNPAFSDEENRRVFGPCNHPNWHGHNYELDVTVEGQPDPGTGYVVDLGLLRDAAEAVVADLDHRNLNLDVPWLRDVIPSTENLVVALWHRIAPVVPSGRLVKLTLWETPRNSAEYSGE